The nucleotide window CTCAAGGGTTTGCCGCCGTAGAAATTGATACCAAGTGGGGTTACATCGATAAAACAGGTAAGCTAGTTGTTCGACCTCAATTTGATAAGGCTGAGAGTTTTAATCAGGGGTTAGCTGCGGTACAAATTGAAGAGAAATGGGGCTACATTGACGAAACAGGTAAAGTCGTCATCTCACCCCAATTTAATCAAGCAACAAGATTTACGGAAGGATTAGCAGCGGTAAAAATAGAGGAAAAGTGGGGCTATATTGATGAAACAGGTAACGTCGTCATCTCACCCCAATTCGATGATGCCAAAGAGTTTGCCGAAGGATTGGCGTTGGTGAGAGTAGAAGCCAAGTTAGGCTATATTGATAAGAGTGGTGAATTAGCCATTCCCTTTCAATTTGCTAGAGCTAGTAACTTTTCTCAAGGACTAGCCGCCGTACATTTTAACCGAGCTTGGGTTTACATCGATAAGACGGGAAAAGTAGCGCTACAACCACCAGTAGCAGCGGCTAATTTGGGTATCTTCTCTCAGGGACTAGCACGGGTATGGGTTAATCCTAAATCGGGGTCTCGGTGTTAGTTGATTGTGTTATGAATACCCTCGGTTGTTTGTGTTTTTATCAAAATTAATATAAATTGGGTATTCTCTATTCCCTAATCTCAACCATCCACTTTAATTTGTCTAACTCCTGATGAACTATATTATTAGAAATCCTGAAGATATTATTCAATTACTGCTCGAACATCTCCAGATGACGAGTTTAGCCGTACTAATTGCGGTGGCGATCGCACTGCCGTTATCGGTGCTGATCACTCGCTACCGTTGGCTGAGTATCCCAGTCGTGGGTATTCTGGGCATCCTCTACACCATACCCAGTCTGGCGCTAATTATTCTGCTTGTGCCACTTTTGGGCTTAAATCGCCAATCAGTCGTGGTGGCAATGATTCTCTATACCCAGGTGATTCTAGTCCGTAATTTTTTAGTCGCCTTACAATCGATTGATCCGAAAATTTTAGAAGCCGCACGCGGGATGGGGATGAATGCTTGGCAACGTTGGTGGTGGGTACAAATTCCCCTAATTTTACCCATTGGTATTGCTGGAATCCGTTTGGCAACAATTGTCGCGATCGCGATCTCTACAATTGGTGCTAAATTTGGGGCGGGAGGATTGGGGGTACTCCTCTTTGATGGGGTGTCTCAGAGTCGCTACGATAAGATTTGGGCGGGGGCAATTACCGTGGCGATTTTGGCGTTTGCTTTAAATGGTATTTTGCTAGGATTACAGTGGCTATCGAATCCGCAACGAAAAATCAAGCTGATGAGTGAGGGTTGATTGGGAGAGGAGATTTGTAAAAGAGTTGGATCAGGTGTTGTTGCATCTTAATGAGGTGACTGCCTTTTGTTGTTCAGACTCTATGAAATCGAGGGAGTAATTTGTTCTAAAACAAAATCTAAAGAAAAATCAGGTTGTGTCGGTAAACGAAAAAATACTGGTACTATCGCTTTAAGCTATCATGCATTTAAATGCATAACAGCTTAATACCATTTTCAATCCCACAATCGACGCAGATTCACAACAAAACCCGGTAACACGTCTTCACCGGACAACTCAGCCGGATTCTCCAACACCTCCACATCCTGACCCGCTCGATAAATCTCCACCCGTCGCTGCTGCGGATCGATTAACCATCCCAATATAGCGCCATTGTCGATATATTCCCTCATTTTATCTTGCACAGACTTGAGGGTATCTGAACTAGAGCGTAACTCAACCACAAAATCCGGGCAGATATGAGCAAAGGTTCCTCTTTGTTCCGGAGTAAGCGCCTGCCAACGTTCCCGACTCACCCAAGAGGCATCAGGAGAGCGAGTTGCACCATTGGGTAAAATAAAGCCAGTTGAGGAGTCAAAGGCTTCACCCAAATCCTCATTTTCTTCGTACCAGCGATCAAGTTGTCCGGTGAGGCTACGGTTGCGTCTTCCAGTTTCCCAGCCTGTTGGTGGGTTCACAATTAACTCTCCTTTTGCACTTCTTTCCAGTCTCAAGTCGCGATTGGCTGCGACTATAGCAGCAAACTGTTCCTGGGTGACGTACAGCCCAATCGCCTTAGGCAATTCAATCGATAGGGTTTCAGTGTCTCGACTAGCAGGTGTCTGTACCATCTTTATCTCTTACGCGCTATGTGAGGATGTCAATCGTTGTAAAGCAGTCAAACTCACCTCCGCCACTAATGCCAAAATTGCCACTGGAATAGCACCCACCAATAAAATACTTTGATCATAAAGGGCAAACCCCAACACAATAAAACTGCCCAATCCCCCTGCGCCAATAAAAGCAGCCAGAGTCGCACTGGCAATCACCTCGACTGTCGCGGTTTTAATCCCAGCAATAATTACGGGTAAGACTAACGGGATTTCGATTTGTTGCAGAATTTGCCGGGGAGACATTCCCATTCCTTTGGCGGCTTCGATGATAGTGGGTTCAATATTGCGAAAGGCGACATCTGTGCTGATCAAAATCGGTGGTAGTGCTAAAAGCGTCAACGCTACCGCCGCCGATTTGAAGCTAAGCCCCAAATAGGGAATGGCAACAAATAAAATCGCTAAGCTGGGAATAACTCGTAAGCCATTGACGGTATTAATCAAGACAGTTGAGGCAGTTCGCGATCGCGCACTCAGCAGCCCTAACGGTAAACCCAGCACCAAGCTGATTGTCAGTGGTACGAGTACCAATAACAGATGTTGCCCTAGGGCTTCCCTAAAGTTGTCTGGATGACTAGCAATATAATTTAGGACTTCAGTAAATTTCTGAAACATTTGAGTTTTTCAGCCATTAACGTTTATCATACAGTCATTCTGCCCATGCCAGTGGCTGTAGTGATCAGGCTATCTGCCCCAGCCTTTATCCCTACAACCCGGATTTTACTTGGTTTTCATGCTTTCATGTCAAGTTTTTTATCTTTCCCTACACTAAGCTGTCATGCATTTAAATTGGGTATTAGTAGCGAGCAAGATGCAAAGCCTGCGGCATGGCTTCGCTAAACGCACTACAAGGATTGCGCCATTGCCCTTATTGATATTAAGGTTTAAATACCGAACAGCTTATAGATCCTACGCTTACGGAATTCGGAAAAATCTTGGACAAGAAACTGAGATGTTCCGACGTTGGTGTTTTAGCAGGATGTCTAGATGAATTTTGAGGCATCTGTTGACATTTCGGTTATTGTCAATTGTCGGAGCCAACTCATGAGTATAAAAGTCATTGTTTTTGATTTTGATGGCACTTTAGCGGATACTTTCAACGCAATCGTCCGGATCGCGAATCGTTTAGCGGACGACTTTGGATATAAACCGTTAATGCCATCAGATATTGAGAGAGTTAGAAATTTAAGCGCTCGCCAGATTATTAAAGAATCAGGAGTTCCATTATTCAAGATTCCTTTTTTGCTGAAGCGGATTCAATCAGAATTGCATCAGGATATTGAATTTCTAAAGCCTGTTGCTGGAATCCCTGATTTGTTAAAAGAGTTGAAAAATAAAGAACAAATTATCGGTATCTTAACTTCAAATAGCGAAGACAATGTTAGAAAATTCTTAAATATACATGGGTTAGACTGTTTTTTTAGTTTTATTTGTTCAGAACCTTCAATCTTTGGTAAATCACGCGCTTTAATAAACTTGATCGACCATCACTCCATTCAATCTAAGTCTCTTATGTATATAGGAGATGAAACGCGAGATATCTCCGCCGCCAAGAAGATCAACATAAAGGTGATAGCCGTAACTTGGGGATTTAATTCGTTCAGTGTATTAAACCAATACAATCCTGATTTTTTAGTTGACCATCCTGGTGATGTATTGAACATTATCGCACAATTAGATTAAGCACCATTGTAGAGACGCGCCATGGCGCGTCTCTACATAAATGATGTGTCCTAACAGCCATGGCGGTTGCTATATCACTAAGCCCCTATTATCCGCTTCCCTATTGCCTCTCCCCACCACAAGACTCCCTACAGATCAAAACAGGGGGAGTTGATCTCGATTGAGTATAGATCCGCGATCGCGCTGCTTGACACATCGGCAATGAAGTGAAGAAACAATATTAGCTGAAATCCTTTAACCAAAGGGGTTACAGCATTTTTTATGGCGAGAAATTACAGGTATGACTGGAAAACCGAAGGCGTAACAGCGGATGCTCTAAAAAAAATTTTGCCAAAGGACTTGCCAAATCATCCCTTTAGTGGGTAAGATTAGTAATCGTGGCAAGCATTGAAGTCATGATCCTCAGTAGCTCAGTGGTAGAGCGGTCGGCTGTTAACCGATTGGTCGCTGGTTCGAATCCGGCCTGGGGAGTTAAAAAATAACTTATTGTAGGGCTTACTGCACAACCCGGAAACCCTGATCCATCAATACTTTGAGGCGTATGGACAGTGGATAAAGTGCCAGGAAATGGGGTAGCATCCTTCATAAGTATGGCATCACCTTGCTCAGGGAAAATGTACCCTTGCTCCCCCAGCTCCCCCAGCTTCCCCTGCTCCCCCTCACCTCACCACTTATTCAGCAAGCCCTATTGTAGATGCCCAATACCAATCTTGTTGCTCGGCGTTGAGGAAGATATAGCGCTACGCGCTAGGCTTTCTTGCAATAGGCAACACCTCGGACTTCGGCGTGAGGCTTCGACGGTGAGCGCGGCAACTTGTCCTAACCTTAATGCGTAGTGCTATAGAAGTTCAATCCCCTCTGTCATAAAGGATTTGGGCTAACTGATTCCGTAATAAGGCTTCTTGCTGAGTTTCGCCGATCGCATTAGCGAGAGCGATCGCTTGTTCGTAAAATTGCTTCGCTTTCACTACATTGCCTCTGGCGAGGTAAAATTCGGCAAATAACCGTAGTGTAACGAGTTCTCTGCTTAAGCTTTCCTGTTCTTGGGCTAAGGCGAGATGCTGATTCAGGTATCGAATCGCTAGCAAATCTGGACCAATGATGCTATAGGATTTCGCCAATCCCCGCAGGGCGCGAAACTGATTGGGAATATCCTGGCTATCTTGTGCCAGTTGTAAGGTATAGCGATAGGAACCAATTGCATTTTTATAGGAGGCGATCGCGAAATAGGCATCGCCTAAATTATTACGGGTATTTGCTTCTCCCAAGGGATCGCCTAATCTCCGCCGCAAGGTTATCGCCGCTTTATACTGTTTAATCGCCTCTAAATAATCACCCGCACGAGCCGCGACTAAACCCAGGTTGCTCAAACTAAGTCCTTCCCCTTCGCGATCGCCCACTGTGCGAGCAATGGTTAGGGCTTCAGTAAAGCTTTCTTGAGCGGCGTCGAGATCGTTTGATTGCAGCAGCACCGTACCGACGTTATTCAAGGCATAAATTTGTCCCTGAAAATCTTGGAGGAAACGAGCCACCCCTAACCGACGGCGCAGAGACTCTTCAGCTTGGGGAAAGCGTCCCAAATCAGCGTAAGCGAGACCGATATAATTGTAAGCTAAGCCCTGTCCTTCAAAATCGCCAATTTTCTGATAAAGATCCAGCGCCTGTTGCCAATAGGCGATCGCTTTTTGCAAATTTGCTTGGCGTTTTGCCTCTCCTCCTAACCGCAACAGTACATCTGCCTCATTTCGTGCTTCCCGTTGAATCGTGCTATCTAAGGGAATTGTTAATTGATCTTGTAAGTCAAAACCCGTGTCATTGGAGACGGTTTGACTTTG belongs to Coleofasciculus chthonoplastes PCC 7420 and includes:
- a CDS encoding WG repeat-containing protein codes for the protein MKKSILALMLTLTTLSSSQPIPARACAGGGSGGYINQNAEFVVPPQFASTTDFSEGLAAVKVGEKWGYIDLTGKLVISPQFDIALSFADELAAVQINEKWSYIDKSGEIAVVPPQPDHSILFTFSFSQGLVAVKIDDKYGYMDKSGQVVVPPQFDVARKFTQGFAAVEIDTKWGYIDKTGKLVVRPQFDKAESFNQGLAAVQIEEKWGYIDETGKVVISPQFNQATRFTEGLAAVKIEEKWGYIDETGNVVISPQFDDAKEFAEGLALVRVEAKLGYIDKSGELAIPFQFARASNFSQGLAAVHFNRAWVYIDKTGKVALQPPVAAANLGIFSQGLARVWVNPKSGSRC
- a CDS encoding ABC transporter permease codes for the protein MNYIIRNPEDIIQLLLEHLQMTSLAVLIAVAIALPLSVLITRYRWLSIPVVGILGILYTIPSLALIILLVPLLGLNRQSVVVAMILYTQVILVRNFLVALQSIDPKILEAARGMGMNAWQRWWWVQIPLILPIGIAGIRLATIVAIAISTIGAKFGAGGLGVLLFDGVSQSRYDKIWAGAITVAILAFALNGILLGLQWLSNPQRKIKLMSEG
- a CDS encoding Uma2 family endonuclease; protein product: MVQTPASRDTETLSIELPKAIGLYVTQEQFAAIVAANRDLRLERSAKGELIVNPPTGWETGRRNRSLTGQLDRWYEENEDLGEAFDSSTGFILPNGATRSPDASWVSRERWQALTPEQRGTFAHICPDFVVELRSSSDTLKSVQDKMREYIDNGAILGWLIDPQQRRVEIYRAGQDVEVLENPAELSGEDVLPGFVVNLRRLWD
- a CDS encoding ABC transporter permease, encoding MFQKFTEVLNYIASHPDNFREALGQHLLLVLVPLTISLVLGLPLGLLSARSRTASTVLINTVNGLRVIPSLAILFVAIPYLGLSFKSAAVALTLLALPPILISTDVAFRNIEPTIIEAAKGMGMSPRQILQQIEIPLVLPVIIAGIKTATVEVIASATLAAFIGAGGLGSFIVLGFALYDQSILLVGAIPVAILALVAEVSLTALQRLTSSHSA
- a CDS encoding HAD-IA family hydrolase, translated to MSIKVIVFDFDGTLADTFNAIVRIANRLADDFGYKPLMPSDIERVRNLSARQIIKESGVPLFKIPFLLKRIQSELHQDIEFLKPVAGIPDLLKELKNKEQIIGILTSNSEDNVRKFLNIHGLDCFFSFICSEPSIFGKSRALINLIDHHSIQSKSLMYIGDETRDISAAKKINIKVIAVTWGFNSFSVLNQYNPDFLVDHPGDVLNIIAQLD
- a CDS encoding tetratricopeptide repeat protein — encoded protein: MNRGYLSVKVIRRTAMALISGAVLLASNPAQSQTVSNDTGFDLQDQLTIPLDSTIQREARNEADVLLRLGGEAKRQANLQKAIAYWQQALDLYQKIGDFEGQGLAYNYIGLAYADLGRFPQAEESLRRRLGVARFLQDFQGQIYALNNVGTVLLQSNDLDAAQESFTEALTIARTVGDREGEGLSLSNLGLVAARAGDYLEAIKQYKAAITLRRRLGDPLGEANTRNNLGDAYFAIASYKNAIGSYRYTLQLAQDSQDIPNQFRALRGLAKSYSIIGPDLLAIRYLNQHLALAQEQESLSRELVTLRLFAEFYLARGNVVKAKQFYEQAIALANAIGETQQEALLRNQLAQILYDRGD